In Dryobates pubescens isolate bDryPub1 chromosome 12, bDryPub1.pri, whole genome shotgun sequence, one genomic interval encodes:
- the CLDN14 gene encoding claudin-14: MASSAVQLLGFSLGLLGLIGTLIATILPHWWRTAHVGTNIITAVAYMKGLWMECVWHSTGIYQCQVHHSQLALPRDLQVARAMMVISCVLSVLACVIAVIGMKCTQCAKGTSAKASIAVSGGIVFILAGLVCLVPVSWTTNDVVTNFYNPTLPSGMKYEIGQALYLGFVSASLTILGGALLCTSSQCRWNETPYQTQPSSIRRTAPSYRPPTVYKGNHASSLTSASHSGYRLNDYV; this comes from the coding sequence ATGGCAAGCTCGGCTGTTCAGTTACTTGGCTTCTCTCTAGGCCTGCTCGGCCTAATTGGAACATTAATTGCTACTATTCTGCCGCACTGGTGGCGAACGGCACATGTAGGCACCAATATTATAACAGCTGTGGCCTATATGAAAGGGCTTTGGATGGAGTGCGtctggcacagcactggcatCTACcagtgccaagtccaccactcccagctggctctgccccGTGACCTCCAAGTCGCCCGTGCCATGATGGTAATTTCCTGCGTCCTTTCCGTGCTGGCATGCGTGATCGCTGTCATCGGTATGAAGTGCACGCAGTGTGCCAAGGGGACTTCTGCCAAAGCCTCCATCGCAGTCTCTGGGGGGATCGTTTTCATCCTGGCTGGTCTCGTTTGCCTGGTACCTGTTTCTTGGACCACTAATGATGTTGTTACAAATTTCTACAACCCCACGCTTCCCAGCGGGATGAAGTACGAGATAGGTCAAGCTCTTTACCTCGGCTTTGTCTCCGCATCTTTGACGATTCTCGGGGGGGCCCTGCTGTGCACATCAAGCCAGTGTCGCTGGAATGAGACACCTTAtcaaacacagcccagcagcataAGAAGGACTGCTCCCTCCTATAGACCACCAACTGTCTACAAGGGAAACCATGCTTCTTCCCTGACATCTGCTTCCCATAGCGGCTACAGATTAAATGACTATGTGTGA